The following proteins come from a genomic window of Sardina pilchardus chromosome 1, fSarPil1.1, whole genome shotgun sequence:
- the LOC134095671 gene encoding NACHT, LRR and PYD domains-containing protein 1 homolog, which yields MDYRPAGPLMDISLISGELDEIHMPHFLCLGDCEVSDAVRVLHAQDSGVCLEVCKLTRHPAKLTYPSLSPLGIVLQTGIRMKVHCELLLYKSCTSPRTLHAYLVPKERAALRAVEHEEKNKGVKISKPKPERSLLMKNWFSMRTSCPSSITPETPGIKLRYCSFSPNFFEVYLKNAEEAFDMELVCVATNESVWTAEVRRNDYSQTSREGNDQYQTSGNHREPSEEGKSDLCTGGSTHITELKRDDDRNISVAAAFVDRNRAELIARVSNVMPIADALRSKDLVRPEKYSEIRAAATNEAKMRVIYECLHSAGAKGKAAFYGVLLQEEPLLVEDLR from the coding sequence ATGGATTACAGACCAGCTGGTCCTCTGATGGACATCAGTCTCATATCAGGAGAGTTGGATGAGATCCATATGCCACATTTCCTCTGTTTAGGGGATTGTGAGGTATCTGATGCCGTGAGGGTTCTGCATGCTCAAGACAGTGGAGTGTGTCTGGAGGTGTGTAAGCTCACCCGACACCCTGCCAAGCTCACCTACCCCTCTTTGTCCCCTCTGGGCATAGTGCTGCAGACTGGCATTCGAATGAAAGTCCACTGTGAGCTGCTGCTCTACAAGAGCTGCACCTCTCCCCGCACTCTCCATGCCTACCTGGTTCCCAAAGAGCGAGCAGCGCTTCGAGCAGTGGAGCATGAGGAGAAGAACAAAGGGGTGAAGATCTCCAAGCCCAAACCGGAGAGATCCCTCTTGATGAAGAACTGGTTCAGCATGAGGACCTCCTGTCCATCCTCCATCACCCCCGAGACCCCCGGGATCAAGCTGAGGTACTGCAGCTTCAGTCCAAACTTCTTTGAGGTGTACTTAAAGAATGCAGAGGAGGCCTTTGACATGGAGTTAGTCTGTGTGGCCACCAACGAGTCTGTTTGGACAGCTGAGGTACGGAGGAATGATTATAGCCAGACCAGTCGGGAGGGCAATGATCAATACCAAACCAGTGGTAACCACAGGGAACCCTCCGAAGAAGGGAAAAGTGATCTTTGCACTGGGGGCAGTACGCACATCACAGAGTTAAAGAGAGACGATGACAGGAACATCTCAGTGGCAGCAGCATTTGTGGACAGGAACAGAGCTGAGCTCATTGCCAGGGTGAGTAACGTGATGCCGATTGCAGATGCGCTGCGCTCCAAGGACTTGGTCCGCCCTGAGAAGTATTCAGAGATCAGAGCAGCTGCCACCAATGAGGCAAAGATGCGAGTGATCTATGAGTGTTTGCATTCAGCTGGAGCTAAGGGGAAAGCAGCCTTCTATGGAGTTCTTCTGCAGGAGGAGCCCCTCCTCGTCGAAGACCTGCGTTAA